A region from the Pogoniulus pusillus isolate bPogPus1 chromosome 13, bPogPus1.pri, whole genome shotgun sequence genome encodes:
- the MPG gene encoding DNA-3-methyladenine glycosylase gives MPRKRKLLGQLSALQSNSSCFPPCDALDNLSATPDGNSSPKSSKYFAVEEKKTSQLEADFFNQPCISLAKAFLGKILVRRLPDGRELWGRIVETEAYLGGEDEASHSKGGKQTQRNAAMFMKPGTLYVYQIYGIYFCINVSSQGEGAAVLLRSLEPLRGLDAMRELRSASRKAPSKLLKDWQLCNGPSRLCQAFGIDKAFDQRDLTQDAAIWMIPGHDLPGEQDVVATTRIGIGNRGEWTQKPLRFYLRGNKFVSVVDKKREKEMAAMGHISCS, from the exons AtgccaagaaaaagaaagctgttGGGTCAATTAAGTGCTCTGCAAAGCAActcctcctgtttccctccATGTGATGCTTTGGACAACCTGAGTGCCACACCAGATGGCAATTCTTCTCCAAAAAGCAGCAAATATTTTGcagtagaggaaaaaaaaacttcccAACTAGAAGCAGATTTTTTCAACCAGCCCTGTATTAGCCTGGCCAAGGCCTTTCTGGGAAAG ATTTTAGTCCGCAGACTTCCTGATGGCAGAGAACTCTGGGGGAGGATTGTTGAAACAGAAGCTTATCTGGGTGGGGAAGATGAAGCTTCCCACTCAAAAGGGGGGAAGCAGACGCAGCGCAACGCAGCGATGTTCATGAAGCCAGGCACTCTCTATGTCTACCAGATCTACGGCATCTACTTCTGCATCAACGTCTCCAGCCAAG GGGaaggggctgcagtgctgcttcgcTCCCTGGAGCCCCTGCGGGGTCTGGACGCAATGAGGGAGCTGCGCAGCGCTTCCAGGAAGGCACCCAGCAAGCTGCTGAAGGACTGGCAGCTCTGCAACGGCCCCTCCAGGCTCTGCCAAGCCTTTGGCATTGACAAGGCTTTTGACCAAAGGGACCTGACTCAGGATGCAGCCATCTGGATGATACCTGGACATGACCTACCAGGGGAGCAGGATGTGGTGGCCACAACAAGGATCGGTATCGGCAACCGGGGAGAGTGGACACAAAAACCTCTCAGGTTTTACTTAAGAGGAAACAAATTTGTGAGTGTTGTAgacaagaaaagagaaaaggagatggCAGCAATGGGACACATCTCTTGCAGCTGA